Below is a genomic region from Fulvia fulva chromosome 5, complete sequence.
GTAGCAAAGGCGACACCATCGTCGATTACCGCAACGGCAACGAGGCAGTCGTCCAAGGTATCCGCGATGCTCTCAAGGGCGCCAAGCTGGAGCACGCCTTCGACTGCGTGAGCGAAAAGGAGAAAGGCTCACCAGGCAACATCGCTCAGGTGCTGGACCCCCAAACAGGGAAAGTTACTTTTGTGCTGCCAGATGCGAGCAAGGGCATTACGATGGCACCTTCTGAGAAGACTCTCTTTGACGGGTACTCCGACAGTGTGAAGCGGAGCTTTACTGGAGTGGGTGGTGTACACGAGGATCAGAAGGACCTTGGATACGTGTACATGCGGTATTTCAGCAGAGGGCTGGCGGAGGGTTGGTTCAAGGCTCATCCTCAAGAGGTGATTCCGGGTGGTCTTGGAGGCATACAGCAGGGCTTGGAGAACCTCAAGAATGGGAAGGCGAGTGCGGTGAAGTACGTCTTCCGGGTCAGCGAGACGGAGGGCGCTGGGAGTGGCAAATAGATGTACGTATCTAATAACGACAGTAAAGATCACTGCCCCGATGGCAGACATTTGATGGGAGTTGGAACACAGAGCATGTTTCAGGTTGCCGAGGTAGGGATTCTCAGCTCTTGGCAGGTGCAAGTGCAAAACACACTAAGTTTTTAGCGAGCCAGGGTCCTCCAATGCGAAAAGTGGCATTCGAGGTCGAGGTCGGGGAAGCAGGGCAGGAAGCAGCTTGTCGTCGAGCACACCATCCTTTTGCACTGCACACGGGAGGTCGCTTGGTCTTCATGTAGGCGCACCCGTGTACATTCCCGCCTCACACTCATTCGTTCCATCATTGATTGCAGGGGCCGCAGGAAGGCTCCATTGCAGCAGAAAGAAGGAAGGACCAGGGCGGTGAGGTCAACCAGAGATCACAGCGCTAGAGCACGACGACGAGCACTAGCGACAGCCACGATAACGACCAGCGCCCATGCAATAGACACACCCATCACCAGCAATACATTCCTTCAGCAATGAGTCTGGAAGAGCCAGGCCTAACAGCAGCATCTACCACAACCACCACCATCCCCTCGAAAGCATCGCCCACCCTCGAATGTCCACCTGCGCCGAAACCTAGAAACACACCCCCACCCCACCGAGACGTGCATCGCGAGGTGCGCTTCGAGAACATGGCCGTCTGTGCCA
It encodes:
- a CDS encoding Trans-enoyl reductase fsr4, whose translation is MQTPGGSYAEYGVAPAHTTALLPPSSSFEEGATIPLAALTAVVGLYAADRLGLPQPWVKATKSSPLLVYGAASAVGSFAIQLAQKRNIHPIIAVAGKAQAHVEALIDRSKGDTIVDYRNGNEAVVQGIRDALKGAKLEHAFDCVSEKEKGSPGNIAQVLDPQTGKVTFVLPDASKGITMAPSEKTLFDGYSDSVKRSFTGVGGVHEDQKDLGYVYMRYFSRGLAEGWFKAHPQEVIPGGLGGIQQGLENLKNGKASAVKYVFRVSETEGAGSGK